In one window of Armatimonadota bacterium DNA:
- a CDS encoding VCBS repeat-containing protein encodes MMLHAILCLAMTILLGAQAARAAGSCDWATPRHDTHLTARQPCPGMMREAPAVLTRTPIAPGSAAVTPFSSTPGGAVDRALALSNGILRCYALSGERLWESHPPGLNFEALSAVEDVDGDGRVEIAATAGRPTPPLGAALLLDAETGELRWRYDVEPMSYAWYYLRGNYLPEAVGKQLLVLMHGYPPDKRNGYIAMFEFPAPGAIPVQRWRYDFDQYTCFPTVLQSDVDGDGVKELCVETHSRMWVLDALTGGVRQFVQWDVSPANIRSYGLVEFIDLNGDGREDFLCIASFAQHHEVLLNEAGKLKLAWAHGWDNSVTTSKIATTWPRPPVADVDGDGRLEVVVSMFNSENDARWMIRVYDAVTGDLEVKVLDRIAVRTQDVDGDGRAEILAEVSRDATRANITAAELIGIVGGEVQHIWREDGVRAVESRPGVVIARGAEQYALAMEDGAVRLLPHSPPVEAGPDLSRISAPGGQMVPPPLVCDVDGDGKPEIIHTWQGKATVYRWDRAAGLEAIRAHPTSGDPVLADLDGDGTMELVVGESAPTHEPVIRALRADGSELWGSRLPPVDRQALPHGRALYMQVGRFTGKPTPDIYALAGTPLVRSVMLDGATGKLIWEKSEFPDIERYWGPTVNVASVYDVDGDGAEDLVFTNPDYYCVAAGKTGDLMVGPIIPQKIFDQPSQGLYTLPAILERGGSPLVVLCAGHYFLGAISLRAEPRWYSLPETGDARSGQEGFMRSADGRWLIGFGRQNGAFACLDAETGEVRWELPLEASAGDVVACDINGDGTEEFVFGDSHGWLWAVADDGADAKVVWKADLGAAVGSPVIADVDGDGAPEIVVPTGDGNLNVLGAAQPG; translated from the coding sequence ATGATGCTGCACGCGATCCTCTGCTTGGCGATGACGATCCTCCTTGGCGCTCAAGCCGCGCGCGCCGCTGGGAGTTGTGACTGGGCCACCCCGCGTCACGACACCCATCTCACCGCGCGCCAGCCATGCCCGGGGATGATGCGCGAGGCCCCGGCCGTTCTCACGCGCACTCCGATCGCGCCCGGCAGTGCGGCGGTGACGCCTTTCTCCTCCACCCCGGGCGGCGCGGTGGATCGCGCGCTCGCCCTGTCCAACGGCATCCTGCGGTGCTACGCGCTCAGCGGCGAACGGCTGTGGGAAAGCCACCCCCCGGGGTTGAACTTCGAGGCGCTCTCCGCTGTGGAGGACGTGGACGGCGACGGCCGGGTGGAGATCGCCGCGACGGCGGGGCGGCCGACGCCGCCATTGGGCGCGGCGCTGTTGCTCGACGCGGAAACCGGCGAACTGCGGTGGCGCTACGACGTCGAGCCGATGTCGTATGCGTGGTACTACCTGCGCGGCAATTACCTGCCGGAGGCGGTTGGCAAGCAGCTGCTCGTCCTGATGCACGGCTACCCGCCGGATAAGCGAAACGGGTACATCGCGATGTTCGAGTTCCCGGCGCCGGGCGCGATACCGGTACAGCGCTGGCGCTACGACTTCGACCAATACACCTGCTTCCCGACGGTGCTCCAGTCGGATGTTGACGGCGACGGCGTGAAGGAGCTGTGCGTCGAGACGCACAGCCGGATGTGGGTGCTCGATGCGCTCACGGGCGGCGTCAGGCAGTTTGTGCAGTGGGACGTGTCGCCGGCGAACATCAGGAGCTACGGGCTGGTTGAGTTCATAGACCTCAACGGCGATGGCCGCGAAGATTTCCTGTGCATCGCGAGTTTCGCGCAGCATCACGAGGTGCTGCTCAACGAGGCCGGCAAGCTGAAGCTGGCCTGGGCGCACGGCTGGGACAACTCGGTCACGACCTCCAAGATCGCCACGACCTGGCCCCGGCCGCCGGTGGCGGATGTGGACGGCGATGGACGGCTGGAGGTCGTCGTCTCGATGTTCAACTCGGAGAACGACGCGCGGTGGATGATCCGTGTGTACGACGCGGTAACCGGGGACCTGGAGGTTAAGGTGCTCGACCGAATCGCCGTCCGCACGCAGGACGTGGACGGCGACGGCCGGGCGGAGATACTGGCGGAGGTGAGCCGCGACGCCACACGCGCCAACATAACGGCCGCGGAGTTGATCGGGATCGTTGGCGGCGAAGTGCAGCACATATGGCGCGAGGATGGCGTGCGGGCGGTCGAATCACGACCCGGCGTTGTCATTGCGCGCGGCGCCGAGCAGTACGCGCTCGCCATGGAAGACGGCGCGGTGCGGCTCCTCCCCCACTCCCCGCCGGTTGAGGCAGGCCCCGACCTCTCGCGCATCAGCGCGCCTGGGGGCCAGATGGTTCCGCCGCCTTTGGTGTGTGACGTGGATGGCGACGGCAAGCCGGAGATCATCCACACGTGGCAAGGCAAGGCGACGGTCTATCGCTGGGATCGCGCGGCGGGGCTGGAAGCGATTCGCGCACATCCCACCAGCGGCGATCCGGTTCTCGCCGACCTCGACGGCGACGGCACGATGGAACTCGTGGTGGGCGAGTCCGCGCCAACGCACGAGCCCGTCATCCGCGCGCTGCGCGCGGACGGCTCCGAGTTGTGGGGGTCGCGCCTGCCGCCGGTTGACCGCCAGGCTCTACCGCATGGGCGGGCGCTGTACATGCAGGTCGGCCGGTTCACCGGCAAGCCCACGCCGGACATCTACGCCTTAGCCGGCACGCCCCTGGTGCGCAGCGTGATGCTGGACGGCGCGACCGGGAAGCTCATCTGGGAGAAGAGCGAGTTCCCTGACATCGAGCGCTACTGGGGGCCGACGGTCAACGTGGCGTCGGTGTACGACGTGGATGGCGACGGAGCCGAGGATTTGGTGTTCACGAACCCGGACTACTACTGCGTGGCCGCGGGCAAGACGGGTGATCTAATGGTCGGCCCGATCATCCCCCAGAAGATCTTCGACCAGCCGAGCCAGGGGCTGTACACGCTGCCGGCGATTCTCGAGCGTGGGGGCTCGCCCCTCGTCGTATTGTGCGCGGGGCATTACTTCCTCGGCGCGATCAGCCTGCGCGCCGAGCCAAGGTGGTATTCACTGCCGGAAACCGGTGACGCGCGCTCCGGTCAGGAAGGTTTCATGCGGTCAGCCGACGGGCGATGGCTGATCGGCTTCGGGCGGCAAAACGGCGCTTTCGCTTGTCTCGACGCGGAGACAGGCGAGGTCCGCTGGGAACTGCCATTGGAGGCCTCGGCGGGAGACGTCGTTGCGTGTGACATCAACGGCGACGGCACGGAGGAGTTCGTCTTCGGCGACAGCCACGGATGGCTGTGGGCCGTGGCCGATGATGGTGCCGACGCCAAGGTCGTGTGGAAGGCGGACCTCGGCGCCGCCGTCGGATCGCCGGTGATCGCGGATGTGGACGGCGACGGCGCGCCGGAGATTGTCGTGCCGACCGGTGACGGGAACTTGAACGTGCTCGGCGCGGCGCAGCCGGGTTGA
- a CDS encoding phosphotransferase: MWLTRCLRRKDVVVIEARERGGGSGCRVWECNVRGAVPVVLKLYRPGSDDYSRLGAVETARKHALALQEMPAHGVPTPSLLGFACIKGEAALVMEKMMTLPFTSAHRVEAARVLARLHTVQLFDLSPGLSDLISRSMPNRGRVGEAPDEPPLREITLQHGDYFSVNLAATREGVRVLDWDLVALGDPMWDLGFLLSADKGVCEVEATAVVGAYREVRPVDEKRLTWQRRCWKAYWDLRDPVRRAT; the protein is encoded by the coding sequence ATGTGGCTGACACGATGCCTGAGGCGTAAGGACGTCGTCGTCATCGAGGCGCGAGAACGAGGGGGCGGCAGCGGGTGCCGAGTTTGGGAGTGCAACGTACGGGGGGCAGTACCGGTGGTCCTCAAGCTCTACAGGCCCGGGTCCGACGATTACTCCCGGCTGGGAGCCGTGGAGACCGCCCGCAAGCACGCGTTGGCGCTGCAAGAGATGCCGGCCCACGGTGTTCCGACTCCGAGCCTTCTCGGCTTTGCTTGCATAAAAGGCGAAGCGGCGCTCGTGATGGAGAAGATGATGACGCTCCCCTTCACAAGCGCACACCGAGTCGAGGCAGCGCGAGTGCTGGCGAGGCTGCATACGGTGCAACTGTTCGATCTCAGCCCCGGGCTTTCCGACCTCATCTCTCGCTCTATGCCCAATCGCGGGCGCGTCGGCGAAGCGCCGGATGAACCGCCGCTTCGGGAGATTACGCTACAACACGGCGACTACTTCTCGGTCAACCTCGCGGCTACGCGCGAGGGCGTACGCGTGCTTGACTGGGACCTGGTCGCCCTGGGTGACCCGATGTGGGACCTGGGTTTCCTACTCTCGGCCGACAAGGGCGTCTGTGAGGTAGAGGCAACCGCGGTCGTCGGCGCCTACCGGGAGGTGCGCCCGGTTGATGAGAAGCGCCTCACATGGCAGCGACGCTGCTGGAAAGCATACTGGGACTTGCGCGATCCAGTTCGCCGCGCGACATGA
- the rsgA gene encoding ribosome small subunit-dependent GTPase A: MANPTNRGVTSDCCVEGVVVENHGAIFDVLVDGRTVRCFLRGKLRKDKRKKVSVIAAGDRVKITLLERDRGVVEEVLPRESDFSRKAAGSEPLEQTLAANVEQAIVVFAAAEPRPDLFLLDRFLVAATGAGLPPVMCINKCDLIDRDSLRARFALYRQIGYNVLFTSALRRDGLAELREVLTDRRSVICGPSGVGKSSLLNAVAPGLSLRTGEVGTVTHKGRHTTSSVAFLRLPFGGWVADTPGLRQLAFWHVSAERVAQAFPDLLPYLGRCKFANCTHRGERGCALHAARAAGDVDTRRLRSFLEMGGR, translated from the coding sequence TTGGCAAACCCAACTAACAGAGGCGTGACATCTGATTGCTGCGTCGAGGGCGTCGTCGTCGAGAACCACGGGGCGATCTTCGACGTGCTCGTTGACGGCCGCACGGTACGCTGCTTCCTGCGCGGGAAGCTGAGGAAGGACAAGCGAAAGAAGGTCTCCGTCATCGCTGCCGGGGACCGCGTGAAGATTACGCTGCTCGAACGCGACCGTGGAGTCGTCGAGGAGGTTCTGCCCCGGGAATCCGATTTCTCGCGCAAAGCCGCGGGCAGCGAGCCGCTGGAGCAAACGCTCGCAGCGAATGTCGAGCAAGCGATCGTGGTTTTCGCCGCCGCCGAGCCGCGGCCCGACTTGTTCCTCCTCGACCGCTTTCTCGTTGCGGCGACGGGGGCGGGCCTGCCGCCGGTGATGTGCATCAACAAGTGCGATCTCATTGATCGCGATTCACTGCGCGCGCGGTTCGCGCTGTATCGCCAGATCGGATACAACGTGCTGTTCACGAGCGCGCTGCGCCGCGACGGTCTGGCGGAATTGCGCGAAGTGCTCACGGATCGCCGGTCGGTGATCTGCGGGCCGTCGGGCGTGGGCAAGTCATCGCTACTGAATGCAGTCGCGCCGGGCCTGTCGCTGCGCACGGGTGAAGTCGGTACTGTGACTCACAAAGGCCGGCACACGACTTCCAGCGTAGCCTTCCTGCGACTTCCTTTCGGGGGCTGGGTGGCGGACACGCCCGGGCTGCGCCAGCTCGCGTTCTGGCACGTATCGGCGGAGCGGGTGGCGCAGGCGTTTCCCGATCTCCTCCCCTACCTGGGACGATGCAAGTTCGCCAATTGCACGCATCGCGGGGAGCGCGGCTGCGCGCTGCACGCGGCACGCGCGGCAGGAGATGTGGATACGCGCCGCCTGCGGAGCTTCCTGGAGATGGGAGGGAGGTGA
- a CDS encoding GNAT family N-acetyltransferase, translating to MAGSAIHLHSAQPVVVETRDAFSRHGEELLVARYAPGVADRRFTWPATDITPDGYRDQEGLVAHVDGVVAGRAILETAFHPLAELVNLEVHPPYRGRGVGSAIVSHAIETAARAGFLAIHVQTFADEVGAHRLYARHGFLPATRGEMLRLWRFLNLPALAQFFYDHPLALFESTSGDTPRQHMLRWRDPTGEDQLAVAITGGSCQFDSDGIRPAVSTLRLRTGAVRLTAKCESQSIRVGESVCARIALTNEGSEELTGGFRIGLNPGFAIASDHPGGERFALDAGATLERALTITVEPSFPRELLCIASYWSVPVTVEVLLGDHTFWLTIEVRFGKPN from the coding sequence ATGGCAGGCAGTGCAATTCACTTGCATTCTGCGCAGCCCGTTGTTGTTGAGACAAGAGATGCCTTTTCCCGCCACGGCGAAGAGCTGCTTGTAGCCCGGTATGCGCCCGGAGTTGCGGATCGCAGGTTCACGTGGCCAGCCACGGACATAACGCCGGATGGCTATCGAGATCAGGAGGGCCTCGTCGCCCACGTTGACGGAGTGGTCGCGGGACGCGCGATACTCGAAACCGCCTTCCACCCGCTGGCGGAACTGGTGAACCTGGAGGTTCATCCTCCCTATCGAGGGCGCGGTGTCGGCAGCGCGATCGTGAGCCATGCGATCGAGACCGCCGCCCGCGCCGGATTCCTGGCGATCCACGTCCAGACGTTTGCGGACGAGGTCGGCGCACATCGTCTGTATGCTCGCCACGGTTTCCTACCCGCGACGCGCGGCGAAATGCTGCGGCTGTGGCGGTTCCTCAACCTGCCGGCGCTCGCGCAGTTTTTCTACGACCACCCGCTCGCGTTGTTCGAGAGCACCTCAGGCGACACGCCCCGCCAACACATGTTGCGCTGGCGCGACCCGACGGGCGAGGATCAACTCGCCGTCGCCATCACCGGCGGGTCCTGCCAGTTTGACAGTGACGGTATTCGGCCGGCCGTTTCCACGCTGCGCCTGCGCACTGGGGCGGTTCGTCTGACAGCGAAGTGCGAGAGTCAATCAATCCGCGTTGGCGAGAGCGTCTGCGCGCGTATCGCTTTGACCAACGAAGGCAGCGAGGAACTGACCGGCGGCTTCCGCATCGGCCTCAACCCCGGTTTCGCGATTGCTTCCGACCATCCCGGCGGCGAGCGCTTTGCACTCGATGCCGGAGCCACGTTGGAGCGCGCACTGACCATCACCGTCGAGCCGAGCTTCCCACGCGAGTTGCTTTGCATCGCGTCATATTGGTCCGTTCCGGTCACCGTCGAGGTCCTGCTCGGCGACCACACATTCTGGCTGACAATCGAGGTACGGTTTGGCAAACCCAACTAA
- a CDS encoding glycosyl hydrolase gives MYVELKAGLLLVAAIAAAAALGSGPAASADAPSNCRFYIASQYDWGRKLGFYLDFEGERLAELPVILGVADGDDWRFPQHRPGFVAGRDYAIRAVIAPDTARLFLDGELVAESPGTWRPSRGRLALNERPAWAAAPGDWVATVRRITVLVTRAGKEVERCEFDFRDVAARPLPLQLFEPGTATSAELHTEPGDTITVEVALRFGEAGLRRWAPFIDRYEQCLYADWPEKVRSNQELRDDVAREDAELAEMLPSPDYDEYGGYLEAGWREEATGFFRVTRRDGYWWLITPDGNPCFYLGACVVPGATWATTPVSEREFLYEWLPPHEAPWSAAWSRNNWGITDGTEYVCFHTGNLIRKYGSERWLSEATARAIRRLEAWGFSGGGKWGAPAELVSTPVLSAGATPRIARHPDVFDPEVCAVFRRELERQIAPRRDDPRVLGWSLGNEWDEIITRAETSEILGKPATTPAKRALLDHAVDEFYGGSVAGLTEAWELEAADRSGLYATNPDPPAEDLEKLRRFYADRYYDFIYWTVKSIDPNHLYLGFWITFGWWEDEEDWRLIARHCDVIGYDRYVREYADDNLARLQAEMDKPTLVGEFSFPAWYGGMRGYGRYPCYARDDAESGELYRGWVQGAAGDPYCVGLIWFKYRDQPLTGRGPGRGLRLTHGEHYAFGLITVTDRPKWPLVRRMREANLRAAAWRLKAAAE, from the coding sequence ATGTACGTTGAGCTAAAGGCCGGCCTTCTCCTGGTTGCCGCAATTGCGGCAGCGGCTGCGCTGGGGTCCGGCCCGGCGGCGAGCGCGGACGCGCCATCCAACTGCCGGTTCTACATCGCCAGCCAGTACGATTGGGGCCGCAAGCTCGGCTTCTACCTCGACTTCGAGGGCGAGCGACTCGCCGAGCTGCCGGTCATTCTCGGCGTGGCTGACGGGGACGATTGGCGTTTTCCCCAGCACCGGCCCGGGTTCGTCGCGGGTCGTGACTACGCGATCCGGGCGGTCATCGCGCCCGATACGGCTCGGCTCTTCCTCGACGGCGAATTGGTCGCCGAGAGCCCGGGAACATGGCGACCGTCCCGCGGCCGCCTGGCACTCAACGAGCGCCCGGCGTGGGCCGCAGCACCGGGCGACTGGGTTGCGACGGTGCGCCGCATCACAGTCCTGGTGACACGCGCGGGCAAGGAGGTGGAACGATGCGAGTTCGACTTCCGCGATGTCGCCGCCCGCCCGTTGCCGCTCCAGCTGTTCGAGCCGGGCACGGCAACGTCGGCCGAATTGCACACCGAGCCGGGTGATACGATCACCGTCGAAGTTGCGCTCCGTTTCGGCGAGGCCGGGCTCAGGCGTTGGGCGCCGTTCATTGACCGCTACGAACAATGCCTGTACGCGGATTGGCCGGAGAAGGTGCGCAGCAACCAGGAGTTGAGGGACGATGTTGCTCGCGAGGACGCGGAGTTGGCCGAGATGCTGCCCTCGCCGGACTATGACGAATATGGAGGATACCTGGAGGCCGGCTGGCGCGAGGAGGCGACCGGGTTCTTCCGCGTCACGCGTCGCGACGGATACTGGTGGCTCATCACGCCGGACGGGAATCCGTGTTTCTACCTCGGCGCGTGCGTCGTTCCCGGCGCGACGTGGGCGACGACCCCGGTGAGCGAGCGGGAGTTCCTGTATGAATGGCTGCCGCCGCACGAAGCGCCGTGGTCGGCAGCGTGGAGCAGGAACAACTGGGGGATTACCGACGGGACGGAATACGTGTGCTTTCACACCGGCAACCTGATTCGCAAGTACGGCTCCGAGCGCTGGCTGAGCGAAGCGACGGCGCGCGCGATTCGCCGACTTGAGGCGTGGGGCTTCAGCGGCGGGGGCAAGTGGGGCGCGCCGGCGGAGTTAGTCTCGACACCGGTACTTTCCGCCGGGGCGACGCCGCGCATCGCCAGGCACCCGGACGTTTTCGACCCGGAGGTGTGCGCGGTGTTCCGCCGGGAACTGGAGCGCCAGATCGCGCCCCGGCGCGACGACCCGCGCGTGCTCGGCTGGTCGCTGGGCAATGAGTGGGACGAGATCATCACGCGCGCCGAAACCAGCGAGATACTCGGGAAACCGGCCACCACACCCGCCAAGAGGGCGCTGCTCGATCATGCCGTGGACGAATTCTACGGCGGGTCAGTGGCGGGGCTCACCGAGGCGTGGGAACTGGAAGCCGCGGATCGCTCAGGCCTCTATGCAACGAATCCCGATCCGCCCGCCGAGGATCTCGAGAAGCTGCGCCGGTTCTATGCGGATCGGTACTACGATTTCATCTACTGGACGGTGAAGTCAATCGATCCCAACCACCTCTATCTCGGCTTTTGGATCACGTTCGGCTGGTGGGAGGATGAAGAGGACTGGCGGCTGATCGCGCGCCACTGCGACGTCATCGGCTACGACCGCTACGTGCGCGAGTATGCCGACGACAATCTGGCGCGGCTGCAAGCCGAGATGGACAAGCCGACGTTGGTCGGGGAGTTCAGCTTTCCGGCGTGGTACGGGGGCATGCGCGGCTACGGGCGTTATCCATGTTACGCGCGTGATGACGCCGAGTCGGGGGAGCTTTACCGGGGATGGGTGCAAGGGGCTGCCGGAGACCCGTACTGCGTGGGCCTGATCTGGTTCAAGTATCGCGACCAGCCGCTGACCGGGCGGGGGCCGGGGCGCGGGCTACGTCTCACGCATGGCGAGCATTACGCCTTCGGCCTGATAACCGTGACCGACCGCCCCAAGTGGCCACTGGTGCGGCGGATGCGCGAGGCGAACCTGCGGGCGGCCGCATGGCGGCTGAAGGCTGCCGCCGAGTGA
- a CDS encoding right-handed parallel beta-helix repeat-containing protein, with amino-acid sequence MSDGMVTVGIAEGEFRGADNRAVQAAIDAMAGSGGGIVRVLPGTYVLDDSVHLRDNVTLIGSGAETILRKGPEVYSKLSEDLGYGHYDVSIAEPDKFRVGMGVTIRDERAVGFYETIATLLWRDGERFGVDHMLNHDYARGCGGEIYTSFAPISAKFVSNVEVRDLVVEGNKDDNPHVLNACRGAGVYLLAARHARVANVVVRDLNGDAIGFQQCTHVAVEDCLMENNTGHGLHPGSGSAGAVMRGCRCIGNGRDGVFFCLRATYSICEECEFIGNGNRGVSIGDRDTNNAIVRCTVSGNLAAGMALRETDQVMAAHTTLVAENAVADNCVESEDAEIAVLAPARDVHILNNRIEHRGGPRPVFAIKTCPDVRNVHVHANRCTGEFKEEIRVEGDGGGVLLSPPATPLPVGPGAAPDHADWHLPPNVRG; translated from the coding sequence ATGAGCGACGGCATGGTGACGGTCGGGATTGCGGAGGGCGAGTTTCGCGGAGCGGACAACCGCGCCGTCCAGGCGGCGATTGACGCAATGGCGGGGAGCGGCGGCGGCATCGTGCGAGTGCTGCCGGGAACCTATGTCCTCGATGATTCGGTCCATCTCCGCGATAACGTCACGCTCATCGGGTCAGGTGCGGAGACGATCCTGCGCAAAGGGCCGGAAGTGTACTCGAAGCTATCGGAAGACCTCGGCTACGGCCACTACGACGTGTCTATCGCAGAACCGGACAAGTTCCGGGTGGGCATGGGCGTGACCATCCGGGACGAGCGCGCGGTCGGTTTCTACGAAACCATCGCGACGCTGCTGTGGCGCGACGGCGAGCGCTTTGGCGTGGATCACATGCTGAACCATGATTACGCGCGGGGGTGCGGCGGGGAGATCTACACGAGCTTTGCGCCGATCAGCGCGAAGTTTGTCTCCAATGTCGAGGTCCGCGACCTCGTCGTGGAGGGCAACAAGGACGACAACCCGCACGTACTCAACGCGTGCCGCGGGGCGGGCGTGTACTTGCTGGCGGCGAGACATGCGCGGGTTGCGAACGTCGTCGTGCGCGATCTCAACGGCGATGCTATCGGCTTCCAGCAATGCACGCACGTCGCGGTCGAGGACTGCCTGATGGAGAACAACACCGGCCACGGGCTGCATCCCGGCAGCGGGTCGGCCGGAGCGGTGATGAGAGGCTGCCGGTGCATCGGTAACGGCCGCGACGGAGTGTTCTTTTGCCTGCGCGCCACGTACTCCATCTGCGAGGAGTGCGAGTTCATCGGCAACGGCAATCGCGGCGTGTCCATCGGGGACCGCGACACGAACAATGCGATCGTGCGCTGCACGGTGAGCGGCAACCTCGCGGCCGGCATGGCGCTCCGTGAGACCGACCAGGTCATGGCGGCGCACACGACCCTGGTGGCGGAGAACGCCGTCGCCGACAACTGCGTCGAGAGTGAAGACGCGGAGATCGCGGTGCTCGCGCCGGCTCGCGACGTGCACATATTAAACAACCGCATCGAGCATCGCGGCGGCCCACGGCCGGTATTCGCCATCAAGACCTGCCCAGACGTGAGAAACGTGCACGTCCACGCAAACCGCTGCACGGGTGAGTTCAAGGAGGAGATACGAGTCGAGGGCGACGGAGGCGGCGTGTTGTTGAGCCCGCCGGCCACGCCCCTGCCGGTCGGCCCGGGAGCGGCTCCGGACCATGCCGATTGGCATCTCCCGCCCAACGTGCGCGGGTGA
- a CDS encoding PAS domain-containing protein yields MSTSDAKLHAELAHLTTFREICERVCAAQTVEEVAAAAVAVVTKALRAEGGAVLLAADPLTPTPQAYGCTSEAWKSISGEGRQRLLALLGRGAGALAEPDAAAFFVREGLRPAPAVRNLLALPLTLDDGVAGALVAVNLADPQNLGRCADDAAPLVTPLSHALKHVRALDIRARGFRILQAILENAESQLAYLDRDFRLVMVNSAYAKATGRPREELIGRSNFDFFPSAENKAIFERVRDSGEPAEYREQPHEIPGRPERDVRYWDWTLIPIKNARSEVEGLVLSATDITDQVHTRQRLIEAQRARASMAETMAAEIHHRTTNNLALVAGLLQLQVSEAPDSPSAGIVRQAISRIRSLAAVHEQLRETRAESVELLDALRRIAQVGCDALSRAGVEVSVEGQPVFYSSKSASMLCVVSNELITNAIKHGAPDPGGKLRIKIAAEIREGDLHVSVWNSGDPVPRGFDPGKQKTMGLSLVRELTVRQHKGSLTIRPHDGGSLAEIVIADQALRREH; encoded by the coding sequence ATGAGCACGTCCGATGCCAAGCTGCATGCGGAACTAGCCCACCTGACCACGTTCCGCGAGATCTGCGAGCGGGTATGCGCCGCTCAGACGGTGGAAGAGGTCGCCGCGGCTGCGGTGGCGGTTGTCACCAAGGCGCTGCGGGCGGAGGGCGGCGCGGTGCTGCTGGCGGCGGACCCATTGACCCCTACTCCCCAGGCCTACGGTTGCACCAGCGAGGCGTGGAAGAGCATCTCCGGAGAGGGGCGACAACGCTTGCTGGCGTTGCTGGGGCGCGGGGCCGGCGCGCTGGCTGAGCCCGATGCGGCGGCGTTCTTCGTTCGCGAAGGGCTGCGGCCTGCGCCGGCGGTGAGGAATCTCCTCGCGCTGCCGCTCACGCTCGACGACGGTGTCGCCGGCGCTCTCGTTGCGGTCAACCTCGCCGACCCACAGAATCTGGGCCGCTGTGCTGACGATGCGGCGCCCCTGGTTACCCCACTATCGCACGCGCTGAAACACGTGCGTGCGCTCGACATCCGCGCACGAGGGTTCCGCATCTTGCAGGCGATCCTCGAGAATGCGGAGAGCCAGCTTGCGTATCTCGACCGCGACTTTCGATTGGTCATGGTCAACTCGGCGTACGCGAAAGCGACCGGTCGACCGCGCGAGGAATTGATCGGACGCAGCAATTTCGATTTCTTCCCCAGCGCCGAGAACAAGGCGATCTTCGAGCGCGTGCGGGATAGCGGCGAGCCAGCCGAGTATCGCGAGCAGCCCCACGAGATTCCCGGCCGGCCGGAACGCGACGTCAGGTACTGGGACTGGACGCTGATTCCGATCAAGAACGCGCGGAGCGAAGTAGAGGGCCTGGTGCTGTCCGCGACGGACATCACCGATCAGGTGCATACGCGCCAGCGACTCATCGAAGCCCAGCGCGCGCGTGCGAGCATGGCCGAAACCATGGCGGCGGAGATTCACCACCGGACGACCAATAACCTGGCGCTGGTCGCCGGACTGCTCCAGCTGCAAGTCAGCGAAGCGCCCGACAGCCCGTCGGCGGGCATCGTGCGCCAAGCGATCAGCCGCATTCGCTCGCTCGCCGCGGTCCATGAGCAGTTACGCGAGACGCGTGCGGAGAGCGTTGAGCTGTTGGACGCTCTGCGGCGTATCGCGCAGGTTGGGTGCGACGCCCTGTCGCGCGCGGGAGTTGAGGTGTCGGTGGAAGGGCAACCCGTCTTCTATTCGTCGAAGAGCGCGAGCATGCTGTGCGTCGTCTCGAATGAGCTGATTACGAACGCGATAAAGCACGGCGCGCCGGATCCCGGGGGCAAGCTGCGGATCAAGATCGCGGCCGAGATCCGCGAGGGTGACCTCCATGTATCTGTCTGGAATTCGGGGGACCCGGTCCCGCGCGGCTTCGATCCAGGCAAGCAGAAGACCATGGGGCTGAGCCTCGTTCGCGAGCTGACGGTGCGCCAGCACAAGGGGTCATTGACGATCCGCCCCCACGACGGCGGCTCACTGGCCGAGATTGTCATCGCGGATCAAGCACTGCGGCGGGAGCACTAG